The following proteins are encoded in a genomic region of Syngnathus acus chromosome 22, fSynAcu1.2, whole genome shotgun sequence:
- the syt16 gene encoding synaptotagmin-16 isoform X8 has translation MASDIKSWSVDGSQSSSDSDNQVMKQFEISVSRAHSLRSERLPPRAARCRDNFAGSSERRNANSRPSDCEDDFPPAVTEATAERSLQEVAPDGTQSPPQHSESPTAGEPFMSEDVGHRDTANGSAPWTPQVLSRSTRKEEPGAGPSVSCAPFVLPAQDEDTAPPPPTCPSPPRCVSKCCDLLVSLEYRAAGEKLLVTVVSARDLPDRRRSGADNWQVHVVLMPAKKQRHKTSLSRVGSDFGLDFGQTFALTRVETSRLAASALRFRMYALEGRILRRRMMGEKLLPLAGLDHTAGSVDVQLVLVPRGNMESVDSELSLAGDGASSSHECAELLMGLSYSAATGRMSVEIIKGSRLGSMAAGRPPDTFARLTLLNSVGREISRCKTSVRRAQPNPVFKETFVFQVALFQLSDVTLMTSVHGRRSLKRKEMIGWAALGQNSSGEEERLHWRDMKEAHGTQVCRWHVLLDA, from the exons ATGGCCTCTGACA TCAAGAGCTGGAGTGTGGATGGCAGCCAATCATCCTCAGACAGCGACAACCAAGTGATGAAGCAGTTTGAGATCTCGGTGTCGCGAGCACACAGTTTGCGTTCGGAGCGGCTGCCTCCGAGAGCGGCCAGATGCCGCGACAACTTTGCCGGTTCGTCGGAGCGACGGAATGCCAACTCTCGCCCGTCCGATTGTGAAG ACGATTTCCCACCGGCCGTCACGGAGGCGACCGCTGAACGCAGCCTTCAGGAGGTGGCGCCAGATGGAACTCAGTCACCGCCGCAGCACTCAGAGAGCCCAACCGCCGGCGAACCGTTCATGTCGGAGGACGTGGGGCACCGGGACACGGCCAACGGCTCTGCCCCGTGGACGCCTCAG GTCCTGTCGCGGTCAACCAGAAAAGAAGAGCCAGGGGCCGGTCCAAGTGTCAGCTGCGCTCCCTTTGTGTTGCCTGCCCAGGACGAAGACACCGCCCCGCCGCCGCCCACCTGCCCATCCCCTCCACGATGCGTCTCCAAGTGCTGCGACCTGCTGGTCTCACTGGAGTACCGAGCAGCCGGCGAGAAGCTGCTGGTCACAGTGGTGTCGGCGCGAGACCTTCCCGACCGACGGCGGAGCGGGGCAGACAACTGGCAGGTGCACGTCGTCCTCATGCCGGCCAAGAAGCAGAGACACAAGACCTCGCTCAGTCGGGTGGGCTCCGACTTTGGTCTGGACTTTGGCCAGACCTTCGCTCTGACGCGGGTTGAGACCTCCCGGTTGGCGGCGTCGGCGCTCCGCTTCCGCATGTACGCCCTGGAAGGCAGGATACTCCGGCGGCGGATGATGGGCGAGAAGCTTCTGCCCCTGGCCGGCCTGGACCATACGGCGGGATCTGTCGATGTGCAACTGGTGCTGGTGCCTCGCGGCAACATGGAG AGCGTGGACTCAGAGCTGAGCCTGGCCGGTGATGGCGCCTCGTCCTCGCACGAATGCGCCGAGCTCCTGATGGGCTTGTCCTACAGTGCTGCCACTGGGAGGATGTCGGTGGAAATCATCAAGGGCAGCCGCTTGGGGAGCATGGCCGCCGGCAGACCTCCGG ACACGTTTGCCCGGTTGACGCTGCTCAACTCAGTGGGCCGGGAGATCTCCCGCTGCAAGACGTCGGTGCGGCGCGCCCAGCCCAACCCGGTGTTCAAGGAGACCTTCGTCTTCCAGGTAGCGCTCTTCCAGCTGTCAGACGTCACGCTCATGACATCTGTCCACGGACGGCGCAGCCTCAAGCGCAAGGAGATGATCGGCTGGGCCGCCCTGGGCCAGAACAGCAGTGGCGAGGAGGAGCGCCTTCACTGGAGGGACATGAAGGAGGCGCACGGGACGCAGGTGTGCAGGTGGCACGTCCTTCTGGATGCCTGA
- the syt16 gene encoding synaptotagmin-14 isoform X2, which translates to MASDSCLFVWSDQCVIVCPLFLLRPVTAEAVGFLSVVGVFIAALALVFLFINKMLCFSNVGRTPCMEQQQRRPSGSQRPPGVRRGLVKSWSVDGSQSSSDSDNQVMKQFEISVSRAHSLRSERLPPRAARCRDNFAGSSERRNANSRPSDCEDDFPPAVTEATAERSLQEVAPDGTQSPPQHSESPTAGEPFMSEDVGHRDTANGSAPWTPQVLSRSTRKEEPGAGPSVSCAPFVLPAQDEDTAPPPPTCPSPPRCVSKCCDLLVSLEYRAAGEKLLVTVVSARDLPDRRRSGADNWQVHVVLMPAKKQRHKTSLSRVGSDFGLDFGQTFALTRVETSRLAASALRFRMYALEGRILRRRMMGEKLLPLAGLDHTAGSVDVQLVLVPRGNMESVDSELSLAGDGASSSHECAELLMGLSYSAATGRMSVEIIKGSRLGSMAAGRPPDTFARLTLLNSVGREISRCKTSVRRAQPNPVFKETFVFQVALFQLSDVTLMTSVHGRRSLKRKEMIGWAALGQNSSGEEERLHWRDMKEAHGTQVCRWHVLLDA; encoded by the exons ATGGCCTCTGACA GTTGTCTGTTTGTGTGGTCTGATCAGTGTGTCATTGTGTGTCCCCTCTTCCTCCTGCGACCAGTCACGGCGGAGGCGGTGGGCTTCCTGTCGGTGGTGGGCGTGTTCATCGCCGCCCTGGCACTTGTCTTCCTCTTCATCAATAAGATGCTCTGCTTCTCCAATGTGGGCAGAACTCCGTGcatggagcagcagcagcgccgGCCCTCAGGGAGCCAGCGGCCGCCGGGGGTCCGGCGCGGTCTCG TCAAGAGCTGGAGTGTGGATGGCAGCCAATCATCCTCAGACAGCGACAACCAAGTGATGAAGCAGTTTGAGATCTCGGTGTCGCGAGCACACAGTTTGCGTTCGGAGCGGCTGCCTCCGAGAGCGGCCAGATGCCGCGACAACTTTGCCGGTTCGTCGGAGCGACGGAATGCCAACTCTCGCCCGTCCGATTGTGAAG ACGATTTCCCACCGGCCGTCACGGAGGCGACCGCTGAACGCAGCCTTCAGGAGGTGGCGCCAGATGGAACTCAGTCACCGCCGCAGCACTCAGAGAGCCCAACCGCCGGCGAACCGTTCATGTCGGAGGACGTGGGGCACCGGGACACGGCCAACGGCTCTGCCCCGTGGACGCCTCAG GTCCTGTCGCGGTCAACCAGAAAAGAAGAGCCAGGGGCCGGTCCAAGTGTCAGCTGCGCTCCCTTTGTGTTGCCTGCCCAGGACGAAGACACCGCCCCGCCGCCGCCCACCTGCCCATCCCCTCCACGATGCGTCTCCAAGTGCTGCGACCTGCTGGTCTCACTGGAGTACCGAGCAGCCGGCGAGAAGCTGCTGGTCACAGTGGTGTCGGCGCGAGACCTTCCCGACCGACGGCGGAGCGGGGCAGACAACTGGCAGGTGCACGTCGTCCTCATGCCGGCCAAGAAGCAGAGACACAAGACCTCGCTCAGTCGGGTGGGCTCCGACTTTGGTCTGGACTTTGGCCAGACCTTCGCTCTGACGCGGGTTGAGACCTCCCGGTTGGCGGCGTCGGCGCTCCGCTTCCGCATGTACGCCCTGGAAGGCAGGATACTCCGGCGGCGGATGATGGGCGAGAAGCTTCTGCCCCTGGCCGGCCTGGACCATACGGCGGGATCTGTCGATGTGCAACTGGTGCTGGTGCCTCGCGGCAACATGGAG AGCGTGGACTCAGAGCTGAGCCTGGCCGGTGATGGCGCCTCGTCCTCGCACGAATGCGCCGAGCTCCTGATGGGCTTGTCCTACAGTGCTGCCACTGGGAGGATGTCGGTGGAAATCATCAAGGGCAGCCGCTTGGGGAGCATGGCCGCCGGCAGACCTCCGG ACACGTTTGCCCGGTTGACGCTGCTCAACTCAGTGGGCCGGGAGATCTCCCGCTGCAAGACGTCGGTGCGGCGCGCCCAGCCCAACCCGGTGTTCAAGGAGACCTTCGTCTTCCAGGTAGCGCTCTTCCAGCTGTCAGACGTCACGCTCATGACATCTGTCCACGGACGGCGCAGCCTCAAGCGCAAGGAGATGATCGGCTGGGCCGCCCTGGGCCAGAACAGCAGTGGCGAGGAGGAGCGCCTTCACTGGAGGGACATGAAGGAGGCGCACGGGACGCAGGTGTGCAGGTGGCACGTCCTTCTGGATGCCTGA
- the syt16 gene encoding synaptotagmin-16 isoform X6, which translates to MASDITAEAVGFLSVVGVFIAALALVFLFINKMLCFSNVGRTPCMEQQQRRPSGSQRPPGVRRGLVKSWSVDGSQSSSDSDNQVMKQFEISVSRAHSLRSERLPPRAARCRDNFAGSSERRNANSRPSDCEDDFPPAVTEATAERSLQEVAPDGTQSPPQHSESPTAGEPFMSEDVGHRDTANGSAPWTPQVLSRSTRKEEPGAGPSVSCAPFVLPAQDEDTAPPPPTCPSPPRCVSKCCDLLVSLEYRAAGEKLLVTVVSARDLPDRRRSGADNWQVHVVLMPAKKQRHKTSLSRVGSDFGLDFGQTFALTRVETSRLAASALRFRMYALEGRILRRRMMGEKLLPLAGLDHTAGSVDVQLVLVPRGNMESVDSELSLAGDGASSSHECAELLMGLSYSAATGRMSVEIIKGSRLGSMAAGRPPDTFARLTLLNSVGREISRCKTSVRRAQPNPVFKETFVFQVALFQLSDVTLMTSVHGRRSLKRKEMIGWAALGQNSSGEEERLHWRDMKEAHGTQVCRWHVLLDA; encoded by the exons ATGGCCTCTGACA TCACGGCGGAGGCGGTGGGCTTCCTGTCGGTGGTGGGCGTGTTCATCGCCGCCCTGGCACTTGTCTTCCTCTTCATCAATAAGATGCTCTGCTTCTCCAATGTGGGCAGAACTCCGTGcatggagcagcagcagcgccgGCCCTCAGGGAGCCAGCGGCCGCCGGGGGTCCGGCGCGGTCTCG TCAAGAGCTGGAGTGTGGATGGCAGCCAATCATCCTCAGACAGCGACAACCAAGTGATGAAGCAGTTTGAGATCTCGGTGTCGCGAGCACACAGTTTGCGTTCGGAGCGGCTGCCTCCGAGAGCGGCCAGATGCCGCGACAACTTTGCCGGTTCGTCGGAGCGACGGAATGCCAACTCTCGCCCGTCCGATTGTGAAG ACGATTTCCCACCGGCCGTCACGGAGGCGACCGCTGAACGCAGCCTTCAGGAGGTGGCGCCAGATGGAACTCAGTCACCGCCGCAGCACTCAGAGAGCCCAACCGCCGGCGAACCGTTCATGTCGGAGGACGTGGGGCACCGGGACACGGCCAACGGCTCTGCCCCGTGGACGCCTCAG GTCCTGTCGCGGTCAACCAGAAAAGAAGAGCCAGGGGCCGGTCCAAGTGTCAGCTGCGCTCCCTTTGTGTTGCCTGCCCAGGACGAAGACACCGCCCCGCCGCCGCCCACCTGCCCATCCCCTCCACGATGCGTCTCCAAGTGCTGCGACCTGCTGGTCTCACTGGAGTACCGAGCAGCCGGCGAGAAGCTGCTGGTCACAGTGGTGTCGGCGCGAGACCTTCCCGACCGACGGCGGAGCGGGGCAGACAACTGGCAGGTGCACGTCGTCCTCATGCCGGCCAAGAAGCAGAGACACAAGACCTCGCTCAGTCGGGTGGGCTCCGACTTTGGTCTGGACTTTGGCCAGACCTTCGCTCTGACGCGGGTTGAGACCTCCCGGTTGGCGGCGTCGGCGCTCCGCTTCCGCATGTACGCCCTGGAAGGCAGGATACTCCGGCGGCGGATGATGGGCGAGAAGCTTCTGCCCCTGGCCGGCCTGGACCATACGGCGGGATCTGTCGATGTGCAACTGGTGCTGGTGCCTCGCGGCAACATGGAG AGCGTGGACTCAGAGCTGAGCCTGGCCGGTGATGGCGCCTCGTCCTCGCACGAATGCGCCGAGCTCCTGATGGGCTTGTCCTACAGTGCTGCCACTGGGAGGATGTCGGTGGAAATCATCAAGGGCAGCCGCTTGGGGAGCATGGCCGCCGGCAGACCTCCGG ACACGTTTGCCCGGTTGACGCTGCTCAACTCAGTGGGCCGGGAGATCTCCCGCTGCAAGACGTCGGTGCGGCGCGCCCAGCCCAACCCGGTGTTCAAGGAGACCTTCGTCTTCCAGGTAGCGCTCTTCCAGCTGTCAGACGTCACGCTCATGACATCTGTCCACGGACGGCGCAGCCTCAAGCGCAAGGAGATGATCGGCTGGGCCGCCCTGGGCCAGAACAGCAGTGGCGAGGAGGAGCGCCTTCACTGGAGGGACATGAAGGAGGCGCACGGGACGCAGGTGTGCAGGTGGCACGTCCTTCTGGATGCCTGA
- the syt16 gene encoding synaptotagmin-14 isoform X5, with protein MRGAPNLTAAPSSDFESCLFVWSDQCVIVCPLFLLRPVTAEAVGFLSVVGVFIAALALVFLFINKMLCFSNVGRTPCMEQQQRRPSGSQRPPGVRRGLVKSWSVDGSQSSSDSDNQVMKQFEISVSRAHSLRSERLPPRAARCRDNFAGSSERRNANSRPSDCEDDFPPAVTEATAERSLQEVAPDGTQSPPQHSESPTAGEPFMSEDVGHRDTANGSAPWTPQVLSRSTRKEEPGAGPSVSCAPFVLPAQDEDTAPPPPTCPSPPRCVSKCCDLLVSLEYRAAGEKLLVTVVSARDLPDRRRSGADNWQVHVVLMPAKKQRHKTSLSRVGSDFGLDFGQTFALTRVETSRLAASALRFRMYALEGRILRRRMMGEKLLPLAGLDHTAGSVDVQLVLVPRGNMESVDSELSLAGDGASSSHECAELLMGLSYSAATGRMSVEIIKGSRLGSMAAGRPPGSALPAVRRHAHDICPRTAQPQAQGDDRLGRPGPEQQWRGGAPSLEGHEGGARDAGVQVARPSGCLTDASSLPFVC; from the exons ATGAGAGGGGCGCCCAACTTGACTGCGGCGCCGTCTTCAGATTTTGAAA GTTGTCTGTTTGTGTGGTCTGATCAGTGTGTCATTGTGTGTCCCCTCTTCCTCCTGCGACCAGTCACGGCGGAGGCGGTGGGCTTCCTGTCGGTGGTGGGCGTGTTCATCGCCGCCCTGGCACTTGTCTTCCTCTTCATCAATAAGATGCTCTGCTTCTCCAATGTGGGCAGAACTCCGTGcatggagcagcagcagcgccgGCCCTCAGGGAGCCAGCGGCCGCCGGGGGTCCGGCGCGGTCTCG TCAAGAGCTGGAGTGTGGATGGCAGCCAATCATCCTCAGACAGCGACAACCAAGTGATGAAGCAGTTTGAGATCTCGGTGTCGCGAGCACACAGTTTGCGTTCGGAGCGGCTGCCTCCGAGAGCGGCCAGATGCCGCGACAACTTTGCCGGTTCGTCGGAGCGACGGAATGCCAACTCTCGCCCGTCCGATTGTGAAG ACGATTTCCCACCGGCCGTCACGGAGGCGACCGCTGAACGCAGCCTTCAGGAGGTGGCGCCAGATGGAACTCAGTCACCGCCGCAGCACTCAGAGAGCCCAACCGCCGGCGAACCGTTCATGTCGGAGGACGTGGGGCACCGGGACACGGCCAACGGCTCTGCCCCGTGGACGCCTCAG GTCCTGTCGCGGTCAACCAGAAAAGAAGAGCCAGGGGCCGGTCCAAGTGTCAGCTGCGCTCCCTTTGTGTTGCCTGCCCAGGACGAAGACACCGCCCCGCCGCCGCCCACCTGCCCATCCCCTCCACGATGCGTCTCCAAGTGCTGCGACCTGCTGGTCTCACTGGAGTACCGAGCAGCCGGCGAGAAGCTGCTGGTCACAGTGGTGTCGGCGCGAGACCTTCCCGACCGACGGCGGAGCGGGGCAGACAACTGGCAGGTGCACGTCGTCCTCATGCCGGCCAAGAAGCAGAGACACAAGACCTCGCTCAGTCGGGTGGGCTCCGACTTTGGTCTGGACTTTGGCCAGACCTTCGCTCTGACGCGGGTTGAGACCTCCCGGTTGGCGGCGTCGGCGCTCCGCTTCCGCATGTACGCCCTGGAAGGCAGGATACTCCGGCGGCGGATGATGGGCGAGAAGCTTCTGCCCCTGGCCGGCCTGGACCATACGGCGGGATCTGTCGATGTGCAACTGGTGCTGGTGCCTCGCGGCAACATGGAG AGCGTGGACTCAGAGCTGAGCCTGGCCGGTGATGGCGCCTCGTCCTCGCACGAATGCGCCGAGCTCCTGATGGGCTTGTCCTACAGTGCTGCCACTGGGAGGATGTCGGTGGAAATCATCAAGGGCAGCCGCTTGGGGAGCATGGCCGCCGGCAGACCTCCGG GTAGCGCTCTTCCAGCTGTCAGACGTCACGCTCATGACATCTGTCCACGGACGGCGCAGCCTCAAGCGCAAGGAGATGATCGGCTGGGCCGCCCTGGGCCAGAACAGCAGTGGCGAGGAGGAGCGCCTTCACTGGAGGGACATGAAGGAGGCGCACGGGACGCAGGTGTGCAGGTGGCACGTCCTTCTGGATGCCTGACCGACGCAAGCTCCTTGCCTTTTGTGTGCTGA
- the syt16 gene encoding synaptotagmin-14 isoform X1, producing the protein MRGAPNLTAAPSSDFESCLFVWSDQCVIVCPLFLLRPVTAEAVGFLSVVGVFIAALALVFLFINKMLCFSNVGRTPCMEQQQRRPSGSQRPPGVRRGLVKSWSVDGSQSSSDSDNQVMKQFEISVSRAHSLRSERLPPRAARCRDNFAGSSERRNANSRPSDCEDDFPPAVTEATAERSLQEVAPDGTQSPPQHSESPTAGEPFMSEDVGHRDTANGSAPWTPQVLSRSTRKEEPGAGPSVSCAPFVLPAQDEDTAPPPPTCPSPPRCVSKCCDLLVSLEYRAAGEKLLVTVVSARDLPDRRRSGADNWQVHVVLMPAKKQRHKTSLSRVGSDFGLDFGQTFALTRVETSRLAASALRFRMYALEGRILRRRMMGEKLLPLAGLDHTAGSVDVQLVLVPRGNMESVDSELSLAGDGASSSHECAELLMGLSYSAATGRMSVEIIKGSRLGSMAAGRPPDTFARLTLLNSVGREISRCKTSVRRAQPNPVFKETFVFQVALFQLSDVTLMTSVHGRRSLKRKEMIGWAALGQNSSGEEERLHWRDMKEAHGTQVCRWHVLLDA; encoded by the exons ATGAGAGGGGCGCCCAACTTGACTGCGGCGCCGTCTTCAGATTTTGAAA GTTGTCTGTTTGTGTGGTCTGATCAGTGTGTCATTGTGTGTCCCCTCTTCCTCCTGCGACCAGTCACGGCGGAGGCGGTGGGCTTCCTGTCGGTGGTGGGCGTGTTCATCGCCGCCCTGGCACTTGTCTTCCTCTTCATCAATAAGATGCTCTGCTTCTCCAATGTGGGCAGAACTCCGTGcatggagcagcagcagcgccgGCCCTCAGGGAGCCAGCGGCCGCCGGGGGTCCGGCGCGGTCTCG TCAAGAGCTGGAGTGTGGATGGCAGCCAATCATCCTCAGACAGCGACAACCAAGTGATGAAGCAGTTTGAGATCTCGGTGTCGCGAGCACACAGTTTGCGTTCGGAGCGGCTGCCTCCGAGAGCGGCCAGATGCCGCGACAACTTTGCCGGTTCGTCGGAGCGACGGAATGCCAACTCTCGCCCGTCCGATTGTGAAG ACGATTTCCCACCGGCCGTCACGGAGGCGACCGCTGAACGCAGCCTTCAGGAGGTGGCGCCAGATGGAACTCAGTCACCGCCGCAGCACTCAGAGAGCCCAACCGCCGGCGAACCGTTCATGTCGGAGGACGTGGGGCACCGGGACACGGCCAACGGCTCTGCCCCGTGGACGCCTCAG GTCCTGTCGCGGTCAACCAGAAAAGAAGAGCCAGGGGCCGGTCCAAGTGTCAGCTGCGCTCCCTTTGTGTTGCCTGCCCAGGACGAAGACACCGCCCCGCCGCCGCCCACCTGCCCATCCCCTCCACGATGCGTCTCCAAGTGCTGCGACCTGCTGGTCTCACTGGAGTACCGAGCAGCCGGCGAGAAGCTGCTGGTCACAGTGGTGTCGGCGCGAGACCTTCCCGACCGACGGCGGAGCGGGGCAGACAACTGGCAGGTGCACGTCGTCCTCATGCCGGCCAAGAAGCAGAGACACAAGACCTCGCTCAGTCGGGTGGGCTCCGACTTTGGTCTGGACTTTGGCCAGACCTTCGCTCTGACGCGGGTTGAGACCTCCCGGTTGGCGGCGTCGGCGCTCCGCTTCCGCATGTACGCCCTGGAAGGCAGGATACTCCGGCGGCGGATGATGGGCGAGAAGCTTCTGCCCCTGGCCGGCCTGGACCATACGGCGGGATCTGTCGATGTGCAACTGGTGCTGGTGCCTCGCGGCAACATGGAG AGCGTGGACTCAGAGCTGAGCCTGGCCGGTGATGGCGCCTCGTCCTCGCACGAATGCGCCGAGCTCCTGATGGGCTTGTCCTACAGTGCTGCCACTGGGAGGATGTCGGTGGAAATCATCAAGGGCAGCCGCTTGGGGAGCATGGCCGCCGGCAGACCTCCGG ACACGTTTGCCCGGTTGACGCTGCTCAACTCAGTGGGCCGGGAGATCTCCCGCTGCAAGACGTCGGTGCGGCGCGCCCAGCCCAACCCGGTGTTCAAGGAGACCTTCGTCTTCCAGGTAGCGCTCTTCCAGCTGTCAGACGTCACGCTCATGACATCTGTCCACGGACGGCGCAGCCTCAAGCGCAAGGAGATGATCGGCTGGGCCGCCCTGGGCCAGAACAGCAGTGGCGAGGAGGAGCGCCTTCACTGGAGGGACATGAAGGAGGCGCACGGGACGCAGGTGTGCAGGTGGCACGTCCTTCTGGATGCCTGA
- the syt16 gene encoding synaptotagmin-16 isoform X4, producing the protein MRGAPNLTAAPSSDFESCLFVWSDQCVIVCPLFLLRPVTAEAVGFLSVVGVFIAALALVFLFINKMLCFSNVGRTPCMEQQQRRPSGSQRPPGVRRGLVKSWSVDGSQSSSDSDNQVMKQFEISVSRAHSLRSERLPPRAARCRDNFAGSSERRNANSRPSDCEDDFPPAVTEATAERSLQEVAPDGTQSPPQHSESPTAGEPFMSEDVGHRDTANGSAPWTPQDEDTAPPPPTCPSPPRCVSKCCDLLVSLEYRAAGEKLLVTVVSARDLPDRRRSGADNWQVHVVLMPAKKQRHKTSLSRVGSDFGLDFGQTFALTRVETSRLAASALRFRMYALEGRILRRRMMGEKLLPLAGLDHTAGSVDVQLVLVPRGNMESVDSELSLAGDGASSSHECAELLMGLSYSAATGRMSVEIIKGSRLGSMAAGRPPDTFARLTLLNSVGREISRCKTSVRRAQPNPVFKETFVFQVALFQLSDVTLMTSVHGRRSLKRKEMIGWAALGQNSSGEEERLHWRDMKEAHGTQVCRWHVLLDA; encoded by the exons ATGAGAGGGGCGCCCAACTTGACTGCGGCGCCGTCTTCAGATTTTGAAA GTTGTCTGTTTGTGTGGTCTGATCAGTGTGTCATTGTGTGTCCCCTCTTCCTCCTGCGACCAGTCACGGCGGAGGCGGTGGGCTTCCTGTCGGTGGTGGGCGTGTTCATCGCCGCCCTGGCACTTGTCTTCCTCTTCATCAATAAGATGCTCTGCTTCTCCAATGTGGGCAGAACTCCGTGcatggagcagcagcagcgccgGCCCTCAGGGAGCCAGCGGCCGCCGGGGGTCCGGCGCGGTCTCG TCAAGAGCTGGAGTGTGGATGGCAGCCAATCATCCTCAGACAGCGACAACCAAGTGATGAAGCAGTTTGAGATCTCGGTGTCGCGAGCACACAGTTTGCGTTCGGAGCGGCTGCCTCCGAGAGCGGCCAGATGCCGCGACAACTTTGCCGGTTCGTCGGAGCGACGGAATGCCAACTCTCGCCCGTCCGATTGTGAAG ACGATTTCCCACCGGCCGTCACGGAGGCGACCGCTGAACGCAGCCTTCAGGAGGTGGCGCCAGATGGAACTCAGTCACCGCCGCAGCACTCAGAGAGCCCAACCGCCGGCGAACCGTTCATGTCGGAGGACGTGGGGCACCGGGACACGGCCAACGGCTCTGCCCCGTGGACGCCTCAG GACGAAGACACCGCCCCGCCGCCGCCCACCTGCCCATCCCCTCCACGATGCGTCTCCAAGTGCTGCGACCTGCTGGTCTCACTGGAGTACCGAGCAGCCGGCGAGAAGCTGCTGGTCACAGTGGTGTCGGCGCGAGACCTTCCCGACCGACGGCGGAGCGGGGCAGACAACTGGCAGGTGCACGTCGTCCTCATGCCGGCCAAGAAGCAGAGACACAAGACCTCGCTCAGTCGGGTGGGCTCCGACTTTGGTCTGGACTTTGGCCAGACCTTCGCTCTGACGCGGGTTGAGACCTCCCGGTTGGCGGCGTCGGCGCTCCGCTTCCGCATGTACGCCCTGGAAGGCAGGATACTCCGGCGGCGGATGATGGGCGAGAAGCTTCTGCCCCTGGCCGGCCTGGACCATACGGCGGGATCTGTCGATGTGCAACTGGTGCTGGTGCCTCGCGGCAACATGGAG AGCGTGGACTCAGAGCTGAGCCTGGCCGGTGATGGCGCCTCGTCCTCGCACGAATGCGCCGAGCTCCTGATGGGCTTGTCCTACAGTGCTGCCACTGGGAGGATGTCGGTGGAAATCATCAAGGGCAGCCGCTTGGGGAGCATGGCCGCCGGCAGACCTCCGG ACACGTTTGCCCGGTTGACGCTGCTCAACTCAGTGGGCCGGGAGATCTCCCGCTGCAAGACGTCGGTGCGGCGCGCCCAGCCCAACCCGGTGTTCAAGGAGACCTTCGTCTTCCAGGTAGCGCTCTTCCAGCTGTCAGACGTCACGCTCATGACATCTGTCCACGGACGGCGCAGCCTCAAGCGCAAGGAGATGATCGGCTGGGCCGCCCTGGGCCAGAACAGCAGTGGCGAGGAGGAGCGCCTTCACTGGAGGGACATGAAGGAGGCGCACGGGACGCAGGTGTGCAGGTGGCACGTCCTTCTGGATGCCTGA